The Syngnathus scovelli strain Florida chromosome 17, RoL_Ssco_1.2, whole genome shotgun sequence sequence ACAAGGGTACAATAATGTATACTGTTTATTTGTACAGGTTTACAAAAAATGTCCACACCATATCCAGTATATAAACCAGGGTAGTCACCATGAAAAATGATCATACAGCTCTTAAAGCTAGAGGTTCAATCAAGATTTGTCCATGAAGTACATTACGTATTAAACACTGTTAGTTTggtgattaaaaaacaaactaacTAACAAACCAAAAAGAAAAGCGGTGTatgacaaatcttttttttttctgcatgtgaTGTTTCCCTGAAGAATCAGACTTTGTAAAAGTTGGTCTCAATGCTCCAAAGTCGATTCAACATAAAGGTAACATCTCAGCGTGCTAACACCTACATTTACTGTGACTATCACATTCATTTTGCTTCTTGTCTCTGCGTGAGTTTGACCTCATGATTTAGTCTCTGCCCGCTGTACCTGCTACACAGGTGTAAAAGTGGGAAACAAATGTGGGATCCCTCTCTTCCAGTCTGTATAAGAAGTGATTGCGCTCTTCCTCTCCCCAGGACTCAAACCATTGTGTCCACAGGCGAAGCTGGCATTCAAATATGTTTGGTAGTGTGTCCTTAACCTTGACAAAGTGCAAAAAGGAAATGTTTCATCAATTTGGACACCACTGGGTACATTGTGCCATTACCTGAAGAGTACTGAGAGAGTCCAGAAGCGTGCACACCTTCCCAGGTACGGCTTTGCCCACCAGGTCCTGCAGAAATCTCTCCCGCTGAGAGGAATTCCAGCTTTGGAACCAGCTCAGGACGCACCTCTGCTCCTGGAGGCTCACATAAGAGATGGGCACTGGCTCTCTGACCTGACCTCCGCATGTCAAATTCTCCAAGGTGGGGGGTCCGACGACACCCTGGGGTGCCGAGGGAAAGCCCTCCGACCCCCGAGATGAGAGGCCGAGCCGGTCTTGTGTTGCCATGGTCGGTGACGCCGCAGTCGTCGGCGCACCCCCGAGCCTGGAGCGGTAAGGACCACACAAGCCGTCTGTGGCCGACATTTTGCGGCTGTCCGTAGAAAATTGCTGCTGGTGCTCCGAGTTTTGAGTGACGGAATTGAACCATGACATCTTTGGACAGGCTGTTTGGTTTCAACATGAGAAGAGCAAGCAGCGACTTGTGTGATTTGGATCAATCGGCAATACCAAACGAATGAGGAAATCCTTGGATTGGTATAAGATCAAATCAAATGTACGTTTAACGGGCAGCCATGAACATGAAGTACCTTTGAGTACGAAGGCGTCAGCCCACCTTTAGTAGCCTAATTGTCATATCTAAAGAGGAACCGTCATGACCATTTCTTCGTTTGCTGTTCTTCATCGTATTTAACGGCCGTTTGCAATCTGTAATGGCGCATTACCGCCACCCATTGATCTCCAACATTACTGCTTTGTCTTGCAATCTAAATGAGTCATTTGAAAATACGTATataaatgggggaaaaaaagatgtgtAAAATATTTGATTAAATATTGAATTAAAACACATCATCTCATACACCAGGGCTTGCAAAAGTAGATATACAATtataaaaaagagaaaacacGGACaatacttgtttaaaaaaataaagagtggaaaaaaagacattaattaaGCCTGTATCATGATCACCCATTTTCTCTCGCTCCCTCCATTCatccatgcatgcatgcatcacCCATCcatgcacgcatgcatgcatccattcaatgatgcaggccTACAGTAACTGTATTTCCCCCATTTAGGAGGGAGTAACAAACACCAAACTTTTGACATTATATTTTATGCGTTCTGCAGTGTTTCCATAAGTGAGGGCAATTCAAATGACATGAAAGTTGCAAACAGACTGCCTTGTACAGTTCGGCGCAAAGCGCACCAGTCGATTATCAGAAGTATCAAAACTGCGCATAAATCACGCAAATAAAGTCATTCACTTCATATCAAACTATACTACCAATCAAATGTAAAACCAAAATAGATTTACGTTTAAATAATATGTTATGAAGAAAGTGGTGCAAAAAAACCGCTAAAAgtattatgtttatttttttgaataTGGATGGAGGAAGTCGTCAGCGATGACGTCGACTGTAGGAGGGCGTTGCTCGACGCTCTCGCTGGAATCGGTCCAGAGGAACGGAAAATGGCGGACCTCGAAGACGTAAccctggatgggagaccgctccACTCTCTTCGTGTAGCAGACTTAAAAGCTGCTCTTGAGGAAAGGGGATTGCCAAAAAGCGGACAAAAGAATGCTCTTGTCAAAAGACTCAAAGGGGTGAGTTCCTCTAGCAGTTGTGCGGCCACCATTGCAGCGAGTTGGGGATAACGATGAGACGGGCTGATGCTTTCTCGAGGGCCGACATCCGAGTATCGTTACTGTTGAACAGCGGAGTCGCTAGAGTTTCATAATTTCCACTCGATTACATTTTTACTCATTTTTTACTGTGTTTATTTTAACTGCGTTCCGTGTTGGTGAACATACCGATCACACAAAGAGTTAAGTAAACTTGAGTGCACGTCTCGAAATGTGATGTTTCCCTGTTAGCTCATTGGCAATTGTGGCTAGCGCCGTGAGTTTAGCAGTGGCCTCGGTGGATTTCTACTGTTTACACTCTGTGTCTGAAACACCCGAGAGTCTGGTTAATTGTTAACAACTACCTCATTTTAGTAGATTAACACATTTTCAGCGCGTAAATAAAGACTGTTTAGTTATGATCGaagtaatgttttttaaatattacttCTTGCTATGTGCTGACGACTTAGGGTCTGTGAATTCTGCTAATGTGTTTGAGGCCTTTGAGCTGCCGTAGGTCATTGACGAGCTGGATTGTTTACTTTTCTACCGGCCATCAACCAAATGTTATCATTGACacaatagtgttttttttttttttggacatcgTAATTGCTCCTAAAAATCATCAATTGTGTTTCTATTTTGCTTTTACATTCCTCTCCTCtgtagattatttttttcattctcaTAAGTATATTTCAAGAGTTTAACAATGCAATAACATCAATGTGCCGTTGATGGTAAAACCAACATAGTATACATGGTCCGATTTTCATTCTATAATCTCTTAGTGGTGCCAGATGTTGATTTTCTGTGGCACATGTTGCaagtatacgtatatatgtagctatttatgtattttagacTTTTGGCTTAGTTCCTTTTGGTCGGGAGTTGTCACAGCGAGTTACTCGCATGATGTGGTGCCCTTCCCACGACAGGGGCTGGGAAAGAGCAACTATCATGAAAGGTATTGTTTAGGGACCCAATTGGATCACCCTGACCCAGATCTGACCCCCAGTTGCTCGTTTCAATGTTCCCTTGATTATCGTTCCCAAAAATGCCTGCAATTAGTTCAATCGGCCAAGTAgaggttgactttttttttattggtattattttcaaaattgaaagtatttattattttgttttgggaAGGATTTACACCTTCAGTATTATACCATTATGAGCCCCCTCAGACCGCCAAACAGTTCCCTTGCTTCAAAATACTTTTAACACATAGtacatttcacttttaaaatgcaaaatgaagaATAAATAGCGAGCTGTAGGCTGTGAGGGGACCTCGCTCTGCCCCTCCAG is a genomic window containing:
- the c17h14orf119 gene encoding uncharacterized protein C14orf119 homolog; translated protein: MSWFNSVTQNSEHQQQFSTDSRKMSATDGLCGPYRSRLGGAPTTAASPTMATQDRLGLSSRGSEGFPSAPQGVVGPPTLENLTCGGQVREPVPISYVSLQEQRCVLSWFQSWNSSQRERFLQDLVGKAVPGKVCTLLDSLSTLQVKDTLPNIFECQLRLWTQWFESWGEEERNHFLYRLEERDPTFVSHFYTCVAGTAGRD